Below is a window of Prionailurus viverrinus isolate Anna chromosome A1, UM_Priviv_1.0, whole genome shotgun sequence DNA.
ccgttcatgctctgtctctctctgtcccaaaaataaataaacgttgaaaaaaaaaattaaaaaaaaaaatgaatgaatgaatgaatgaatgaagaaagggaaaaaaagagaaagggaaagaaagaaagaaagaggaaaagaaaagaaaagaaaagaaaagaaaagaaaagaaaagaaaaaaagaaccccaaCAACTTCTCCTCGAGGAGAAATGTCTGCAGCCACTTTCACACGTGCCATTTCTACTCCAACCTTCGAGACTCTTTGGAGCTTATCTTTGTTTAAAGGTttctatttaccaaaaaaaaaaaaaacccacaaatcatTTGGATTATTACGTATTAGTCCAGTTTATTAAATAATGAAACAAGGTTTATGCCACATATTCCAACAATGTTTAAATAAAGAGCCTGAAATATAAAGGCTTATGAAAATGTATagtttttatataatacatactaTTTCTAGCTCATGAATAAATATGAACAGGGGCCATTTTTAGATCACAGATCAGCAACAATTATCATCAATGATTACACAAAtccacaagcaaacaaaaaaaaatccgtTATCTTCATTTTAGTTATAAAAGCTAAAAATCCTTTTGCCACATTTAAGCAATATCCAAGGAGGTGGGGGGACTTGTAGCCACACCCCTGAAAATAAGGGAACCGAGTCTCCAAGTCCCTGAGTTCTTTCTTGGTTAGGAGCATGGCAACTGCGTGAACtctttcaagaaacagaaaaaccaaaacaggTTAAGATCCTGTTCTGTATAATGTGTTTAATAAAGCTACACTGGAGAAATACTCTATTTTTGTCTCAAAAACATGCTCAGGTGTTATGGTGAGGTTTGAGTTTCTTCTCATCCTGGTATGAACATATGCATAATTTGAATAAATTGACATAATGAATGTTGCAGGACGTTGACTCTTTCCGGTCTTCAAAAGGATTTGCTTCTACTGTTTTAGAAATTatatgtacacttaaaaatatatgttttctttgttaaaaaaaaaagggggaactCTTAAAAAGTAATCCTTTAAACTCACAGAACTCAAAAGTGAAAGCCTTTCCAGAGAAAGCCCTTACCACATCAATGGAATGTCTTGGTAAGAGGGAAGAAAATCTCCGTCTAAAGATACGGTTCAGTACCAGGAGTGGGAGCCGAATGAGCTCAGCTCTGCAGAGTCCCATCCAGATTGGGCCAGGGGAGCCGGACTTTCAGCTACGTCTTTAACCCCTTAGCCCCTACATGCCACGCCAccgcctcttcctctctctttttaacgACTTTGTCTCTGGTTTGGAACTGCAATTCTGCCTCACAAAATGTTTCTCCAAGTAAACGCTAATAAAGAAGGTAAAGTGGAAGGGACTGGCAGGAAAACTGCCCAGTCCATAAGAAAAACCGGGGttccttcttttctgcttcaaGGGAGGTGGCCGGACACACCAGGCACCTGCTGAGCACAAGCCCCCGCAGGAGGGTCTGCCCGGGAGCCCCAGTTAAGTGTGTATTTAGTGTTCTCAAAGGCTAGAACTGAAGGTACCCGAGTAAATATGTTCCCTGCCCTGGGGCAGCCCGCGAGAAGTGTATAAAGGTCTTAGGGCTCTCGgagtcactttttattttcaaaggaacaagatgaaggagagaaagagaagggagaatgatttttgttgtctttagaaaaagaaaggaagacactaTGGACCTCTTCCAGAAACCAGAAAACAGGTGCGGCACTAAAGAAAGcgttttttttaaaatgccaagcAAGTGTTTTCCATCCAAACCAATCAGGAAGCCCAAGACAGGAAGTATCTGAACAGACATCACCTGAACTGAAGGAAAATCTGGGAAATCCGGAAAAACCAATTCTTCAATTCACTCGCAACATCTTGCGAAGGAAAACGTAATAAAACTGTAACTTATACtgtgctctttcttttcccaAGGACTCTAACAACAAGCTTTGTTGGGGGTTCCAGTGAGAACGACTCTCTCCTTTGCACCCAACTGTGGATGCTGGGATTCGAGCCAGGTGACAGCGTGACTGATGTAAACACACTGACCCTCAAGTCAAGTGATAGCCGctactattttcttcatttgagcCTCGACATCAGTGGATGtcatatctccattttacagactagaaataataaaactggGCTAAAAATCAGAGCAAATTACCAACATTACCTGAGACCAAACCCACGCGGCTAAAAACCCCTCCCGTCAGCAGCAACCTTGCCAGTCTCAAAGCCAAGGTATCACACCATCATGGGTTTAGATATTAATACTTTGTAACAATTCCTCACAAAGGTCAAGCCTTCAAAGGCTTAAAATCACTTATTGTAAGTGAAAGATCCTGCCAAAATAGGAAATTATAAAGCAGTGCAATATTCCAGAGATCTATTTCCTGCACTGTTTACACCTGGAGTTGAAAGGGCCAGGTCTCCACGCGTGAAATGTCTTCAGCCGACAAGAAGCAAACGTCCCCAGAAGTTCAGGAACAGTAATACCCTCTTGGAGGCTCCATTCCGTGGTTCCTGCGAGCTTCCCTAGAGCACTCTGCTATTCTCAGCTGTTCGCTGGAGGGCAACAGGGGCTACCGTCCCCTGGAGAAAACAATTCACAGTTCCTGATCTTCTTGCAAGTTTTCTTTAGCAAGAAACGCGCACTTTGCATGCCGTCTTTGATGTCCAAGGGCACTTCCATGGTAAGGACCAGTGTTTGCATATCAGTTTGTGGCATTAAACATTTGATGCCGAGCATCCATTGCCAACACACAGCAATGTGCACTAACCCTGTCTTCGGCTGTTGCTCACGCacgcttcagaatctgtgacgaGCCAAGCAGTGAGAAGCAGCGTGAAACACAGGAAGCTTGATTGTTTCGCAAGCAGGCGTTTTCAGAGCGCTGTCTCGTGCAGCCTGGACTTGTCACAAATCCAATTTCTTCAACTGCTCATAGGTCACAAAAAACTGCAGTTATTGGTTGAGGCTGACAACGAAAATGCCATCTGAACAACACTGACACATAAAAACGGACTCACAGCACATCTAACAAGTATGTCCGGGCAGACCACAGGCCATGCACATGATTAAACACCCGGGACTCGATCCTTATCCGCCCCCAAAGGTCTTCCCATTAGCCTTCCCAAGGCCAGCCTGGAACAGAACAATCACAGCTTAGATAACATCAGTGCCCTAGCGTCTGTTCCAAGAGCCTCTTGGAAGATCACGTCCACGCTGACCAGCTTTGGTGACTGCTGTGCGCAGACTTGCCCAAACGGTAAAATTCTATGTGAAAGTGAAAGACAGCGAGCCCTGGGACGCCCTCTCGAGGGTCACCACTAGGCAGGCCttcagcagggaggggcagataaagagaaacagagatggTGAAAACCACATTCCCTTCTATATAATTCTGCCTTTTCGTGTCTAATGAACGGCTACTTCTTTCCTGCCTCCCGCTTTGGCATACAGGAAACACTGCTTATCAGCCCAACAATTCAGGAGCTAAGTCCTGTTTAACCTCAGGCGCTCTCTAAAATAAGCATTCTACAACAGCGCTGCCAGACCACATCCTTCCCAACGGTGGCTAAGGATATCAAAtcctcgtctctctctctctctctctgcaatcGTAAATATTCCCAGCTTCTAAAACAGTCTGAATAGAAGTTTGTATTGATATCACTACCTTTCAATAACACTATCACTATACCAAGATTCACTTCGCCCAGCACAGAGACTTTATACCTTCTAAGACAGAAAGCGAATAGTTATTTCTTAGAATCGGAGGAGCTCAAAAGAATACGAACCCACTTCTAAATTATGATTAATAACATGACAGTTTATACAAGCAATATTCCCTTTGCTGCACCTTTTTTTCCAGACGTACTGCGACAGAAAAGGATACAATGATATTCCAAGGACCAAGTCTCAACCAATTCGGCCAAAACCCTTTATACAGAGCAAAAAACCCTTCATTCTTCCATGTCTGTtataagggaaggggaggagggggagacaaaAGTTAACATCTAACTTTCCAATCATGTCAAGTGTGTTAACACTCAGTAGGCAGACTGAATGAtcaacttttcttaaaaataaaatcctgttcGAAAAGACTGCTTAAAAACTCAGTgccctctgcctctttttcttctttaaaggcCTCTTCACAGGAGAAGATGTCCAACCAGCCCACGCCCAAGCCGACAAATGGCAGCGGAATGAATAAGAAGTGGGATTTAATTCCAATTAGAACCTCTCGCCTCCTTGCCACTCGGGCTCACAGGTAGGTCGGAAATAAAAAAGTGAAGCAATGGTGGTAAAGATGTCATTCAGAGCACCACTATTTCACGTCATTAGGTGAATAAAAACAAGTATCTCTGCGTCGGGAAGGCAGACTTGAAGTCTAGGACGGGCCAGCATCACGCCAGAGAACAGGAACGGCCAAGCGGCCCCGAACCCCGGGCGGCCGGCAATCCGGTCAGGGAGACAGACAGCTGCGAACCTCCCCCCTCTCAGGAACAGTAACCCCCACTGTTTAAACCGAGAATTACTGTCAGAGTGGCATGTTCTTTCGAGAGATGTCTGAATGAAGGATATTCATTCCAGCCTGACTCACGGGGAGGGAGACACATTTTGGAAGGAGACACACAGATAGCAGAAAGCATGACTCTCTTCTCAGCCTGTACAGCAGAGCAGAGGtgtaaagaaaatgaactttCATTTCTAAGTATCTGTCTAGATTTTGTATGTATAAAAGTTAGCCCCAGTGTGACCCAAACTGGGTACCGTCTCAGGGCTTCACAGAGCATCACTCATGGTAGTTATAATAACCCTCAAAGTTTAGTTACTTCTCaggttaaaatatatacatacatatatgtgtgtcggtgcatatatatatatacatatatgtgtgtgcatatatatgtatacgtgtatatatatatacatatacatgtatatatatatatatatatatatatatatacacatatatatatatgcacacacccacacacacagagatattCACACGCGTCTGGGGGGCAGTttcaatgattaaaaacaaaccactAGAATGTTgaagattaagtaaaataagcttGCTTATTTCAACATCAGTGTCTTTCATCATTATGAATTATGCTAACAAGGTTTTACTACGTGAATCCAGGCACTGTGCTCTTTGGTAAGCATTCTCTTGTTTTTACACTAACCCTGTGACACAGGTGCAATTACCGTCCCTCCTCACgaacgaggaaactgaggtatagaGTCTGTACAGCAACCAAAGTCATACAATTACAAGGGACAAGGGTTTTGCTCTAAACCGTTGTGGTTTTGACCATGCTAAGAAACTCTTCAGGGGGTAACATGGAGGCTAATGAGCTGTGACAGGACCCCGCAGCGCTGCACAGGTGACCGCGCCCTCTCACCTGGAACAAGCAGTCCAGGGTACCCTTGTAGCCCGAGCACCTGCCGTCTCGAAGGACTCTCTGATTCATCATACGTGTTCTCACAACATCCACCGGGTTTGAGGCCAGGGCCCCGGCCAGACCACAGGTGAAGCTTGAGCTATGGAAAAGATGCCAACGGAAAAGCAAAAGTTCACCGCCGAGCTGCCACCACCACTAGAGGCAAGAAACAGCATCCTCCCAGACTACGTTAACGTGACATGTGACAAGATGGTACGTTTCCGGGAAGACGTCCATCTCTAAAGCACGGCACAAACTTCTTAAATATAGCACTGATTATAAATTCCAGCCTCAACTAAGAATACCTGTGAGGTTCTGGAAGGTCAATCATAGACACATGAAGGAATGTCATGTGTTAATGAACTCTGGGGCAGAGCTTTTCACATTGTACAggtgtatcaaatcattatgtacACTTTGAATAGCTTACAATTTTGTCCGTTATACCTCAGAAagctaaaaactgaaaataatagaaatacaaaGCCAAGTTAGAGAATGCTAATCATGATATTGCTCGTGTAATAAAGTACACAATACTTTTGTAGACAGATTTGCATGTGACTAAAAAACGAGCTGTTGACAATGGTTACCCATGTAAACAGACAAGGACTTTCACTTTTTCCTGGTTCACTCTGGAACTATAATTTTCCAAATATGAGAATATAATACCTTTATAATATACcttctttaaaatttctatagATTTGTAGCAGATTGCCACCCTGACCTCACGCatacctaaaatattatttttttttgaaatctataAACATACAGGAGGTGGGTATACACAGTGTCTCCCATCAGGCCCGAGAAAATCAGGTGCTTCTTGGCGAGGTCATAGACCGGGAGCTCCACACCGACGACGATGGCAGCCCTCTGCGCGGTAAGGGACACGCCCTGGGTAAGAAGACGAATAATCAAGACTCAGAGAGCTCTTCCCAGAGTAGGCCTTGCCAAAAAATGTAGAGTGACAGAGGAGAAAAGACCAGAGGGTAAAGGAGTCAGAAGCTCACGTCCAGTTCCGATTCTGGCGCTAACCGTACGACCTTGGCCAGACGCTGGCCAGGACCAATCACCTCACAGAGGCTCCGGTTTCCTAGTACATACTGAGAAGACTGTCCTAGATGACCCTTACGGTCTATTCTGTGAACTGACAGGTCAAGAGAATACCAGGAAATGGCACTCCATACCAGCGCTCGCCTAGTAACGGTCTTCACTTAGAGACCAGGAAGACATACACATCACAAAatgcaggggcgcccgggtggctcggtcggttaagcgtcagactcttgattttggctcaggtcgtgatctcacagtctgtggaatcaagccccacatggggctctgagctgaaaacacagagcctgcttgggattctccctcccttccccctcccaaaataataagtaaatgaacctaaaacaaaaataacccagCATTTAACTATAACCTAGAAAACCCTCCTCTATGagaatcttttaaagaaaaagtcaacAACAAAGTGCTCGATCTTCTTCataattatacataaattattcaaaaggtattttaaaatatgacatattcCTTATATTTCCACtttccagataaggaaattaaggaagaaagTAACTTCAAGGGCAGACGTCACTTGTCTCCCCTTACTCCATTTCGCCtttcagattaaataaaatgataggaacagaaagaataaattcaaagggaaaaagggaagaacTAAGGCAGCTGGCTGTTTTGCAGGCTTACCTTCCACAATCCTCTCGCTCCCTCCTG
It encodes the following:
- the SLC25A30 gene encoding kidney mitochondrial carrier protein 1 isoform X3 produces the protein MLHALVRIGREEGLRALYSGIAPAMLRQASYGTIKIGTYQSLKRLFVEHPEDETLLINVVCGILSGVISSTIANPTDVLKIRMQAQSSTIQGGMIGNFINIYQQEGARGLWKGVSLTAQRAAIVVGVELPVYDLAKKHLIFSGLMGDTVYTHLLSSFTCGLAGALASNPVDVVRTRMMNQRVLRDGRCSGYKGTLDCLFQTWKNEGFFALYKGFWPNWLRLGPWNIIFFVTYEQLKKLDL